A window of the Oncorhynchus masou masou isolate Uvic2021 chromosome 13, UVic_Omas_1.1, whole genome shotgun sequence genome harbors these coding sequences:
- the LOC135552919 gene encoding ras-related protein Rab-34-like — protein sequence MSVRVSSMSVLPPVRRDRVIAQLPQCYSKKAAVQTKDEFNFKVKTACQEQRTGTVGFKIAKVIVVGDLAVGKTCLINRFCKDAFDKNYKATIGVDFEMERFEVLGVPFSLQLWDTAGQERFKCIASTYYRGAQTIIIVFDVNDVASLGHARQWLEDALKENDPTNVQLFLVGTKKDLSSPAQYSQIEQDAIKLAEEIKAEYWALSSLTGENVKEFFFRVASLAFEVNVLAEIEKSGSRHIGDVIKINSNSNSLYATSKKKQSNCCQ from the exons ATGTCTGTCCGAGTGTCATCCATGAGTGTGCTGCCTCCTGTTCGAAGGGACCGAGTCATTGCCCAGCTTCCTCAG TGTTACAGTAAGAAGGCTGCTGTGCAAACTAAAGATGAGTTCAACTTCAAAGTGAAGACTGCCTGCCAGGAGCAACGCACTGGCACAGTAGG GTTTAAAATAGCTAAGGTCATAGTGGTTGGTGACCTGGCCGTGGGAAAAACCTGTCTCATTAATAG ATTTTGCAAGGATGCATTTGACAAGAACTACAAGGCGACCATTGGTGTTGACTTTGAGATGGAGCGGTTTGAAGTGTTGGGGGTGCCTTTCAGTTTACAGTT ATGGGACACTGCGGGGCAGGAGAGGTTCAAGTGTATTGCCTCCACATACTACAGGGGAGCGCAGA CTATTATTATTGTGTTTGATGTAAATGATGTGGCATCTTTGGGCCATGCAAG GCAGTGGCTTGAAGATGCCTTGAAGGAGAATGATCCTACCAATGTCCAGCTTTTCCTGGTGGGCACAAAGAAAGACCTGAGT tctcctgctcagTACTCTCAGATTGAACAGGATGCCATCAAATTGGCTGAGGAAATCAAAGCAGAGTATTGGGCCTTGTCATCATTGACTG GGGAAAATGTGAAAGAGTTTTTCTTCCGTGTTGCATCATTGGCATTTGAGGTCAACGTTCTGGCAGAGATAGAGAAGAGTGGATCAAGACACATTGGGGACGTTATCA aAATTAACAGTAACTCAAACAGCCTGTATGCAACATCAAAGAAGAAACAGTCAAACTGTTGTCAATGA
- the LOC135552920 gene encoding TLC domain-containing protein 1-like, translating to MEVLLPVLQRHPGLSVLVWALMFRVAHRLLQNLPVPKAVAVDDFRSWKWRNLSVSMVHSLLTGTWAVTCVIISPELVTNIHSFYTAPAYMLICISSGYFVQDAGDIILTGHARGSWEFLIHHVLVLWCFLYSLYSHLYVAGAVVALFVEVNSVTLHLRLMLKLASQQSSPLYQINKFLNLFTYIVFRLSAQFYLTYYIVQNYSWMDKGGYFLVTMTLMNTMILIYFYRLLRADFFPRSRAHMEQNGTHNNVKKFLTE from the exons atggaggtCTTGCTTCCTGTGTTGCAGCGACACCCTGGACTGTCTGTGTTGGTGTGGGCTCTGATGTTCCGGGTGGCCCACCGACTACTACAGAATCTGCCTGTGCCCAAAGCGGTAGCGGTGGATGACTTCCGCTCCTGGAAGTGGAGGAACCTCTCGGTCTCTATGGTCCACTCCCTCCTGACAGGGACTTGGGCTGTGACCTG TGTGATCATTTCGCCTGAGTTGGTAACCAACATTCACTCTTTCTACACGGCCCCGGCCTACATGCTCATCTGCATCTCATCAG GATACTTTGTACAAGATGCAGGTGACATCATTCTAACTGGACATGCAAGAGGATCCTGGGAGTTCTTAATTCATCATGTTCTG GTGCTCTGGTGCTTCCTGTATTCTCTGTACTCGCACCTCTACGTGGCCGGTGCTGTGGTGGCTCTCTTTGTGGAGGTTAACAGTGTCACCCTGCATTTGAGGCTAATGCTGAAGCTAGCATCACAGCAGTCGTCACCTCTGTACCAAATCAATAAGTTCCTCAACCTCTTCACCTACATCGTCTTCCGCCTCAGCGCACAGTTCTACCTCACATATTACATCGTCCAGAACTACTCCTGGATGGACAAAGGAGGCTACTTCCTGGTTACCATGACTCTCATGAACACCATGATCCTGATCTACTTTTATCGTCTTCTCCGCGCCGACTTCTTCCCCCGGAGCAGGGCTCACATGGAGCAAAATGGCACCCACAACAACGTCAAAAAGTTCCTCACTGAATGA